A genomic segment from Gracilinanus agilis isolate LMUSP501 chromosome 1, AgileGrace, whole genome shotgun sequence encodes:
- the STOML2 gene encoding stomatin-like protein 2, mitochondrial isoform X2: MLVRAARGAGALVLQGPRAWLGLSQFRAASGLPRNTVVLFVPQQEAWVVERMGRFHRILDPGLNILIPVLDRIRYVQSLKEIVINVPEQSAVTLDNVTLQIDGVLYLRIMDPYKASYGVEDPEYAVTQLAQTTMRSELGKLSLDKVFRVEAERRKRATVLESEGTRESAINVAEGKKQAQILASEAEKAEQINQAAGEASAVLAKAKAKAEAIRILATALTQHNGDAAASLSVAEQYVSAFSKLAKDSNTILLPSNPGDVTSMVAQAMGVYGALTKTSTTQAPSSGSDGSIRVAQRGNAGLEDELERVKLS, from the exons ATGCTAGTGCGCGCTGCGCGGGGGGCCGGGGCCCTTGTGCTCCAG GGGCCCAGGGCCTGGTTGGGCCTCTCTCAGTTCCGTGCAGCGTCAGGTCTACCCAGAAATACAGTTGTGCTGTTTGTGCCTCAACAAGAGGCATGGGTGGTAGAGCGGATGGGTCGATTTCACCGCATTTTGGACCCG GGCTTGAACATCTTAATCCCTGTGCTGGATCGGATCCGATATGTACAGAGCCTCAAAGAGATTGTCATCAATGTGCCTGAACAGTCAGCTGTAACCCTTG ACAATGTGACACTACAGATTGATGGAGTCCTTTACCTACGCATCATGGACCCTTACAAG GCAAGCTATGGTGTAGAAGATCCAGAGTATGCAGTAACCCAGCTGGCCCAGACAACCATGAGAAGTGAGCTTGGAAAGCTCTCATTGGATAAAGTTTTCCGA GTAGAAGCAGAACGTCGGAAACGTGCCACGGTGCTTGAGTCAGAGGGAACTCGGGAATCTGCCATCAATGTGGCTGAGGGAAAGAAGCAGGCACAGATCTTGGCCTCTGAGGCAGAGAAGGCTGAGCAGATCAACCAGGCAGCTG GAGAGGCCAGTGCAGTGCTGGCCAAAGCAAAGGCCAAGGCTGAGGCTATACGGATCCTGGCAACAGCTTTGACACAACAT AATGGAGATGCAGCAGCCTCCCTTTCAGTGGCTGAGCAGTATGTCAGCGCTTTCTCCAAACTGGCAAAGGATTCCAACACCATCCTGCTACCTTCTAACCCAGGAGATGTCACTAGCATGGTGGCTCAG GCTATGGGTGTATATGGAGCCCTCACCAAAACTTCCACAACTCAGGCACCAAGCTCAGGCTCTGATGGAAGCATCAGGGTCGCCCAGCGTGGGAATGCTGGTCTGGAAGATGAGCTGGAGCGTGTAAAATTGAGTTAG
- the STOML2 gene encoding stomatin-like protein 2, mitochondrial isoform X3, translating into MLVRAARGAGALVLQGLNILIPVLDRIRYVQSLKEIVINVPEQSAVTLDNVTLQIDGVLYLRIMDPYKASYGVEDPEYAVTQLAQTTMRSELGKLSLDKVFRERESLNASIVDAINQASDYWGIRCLRYEIKDIHVPPRVKESMQMQVEAERRKRATVLESEGTRESAINVAEGKKQAQILASEAEKAEQINQAAGEASAVLAKAKAKAEAIRILATALTQHNGDAAASLSVAEQYVSAFSKLAKDSNTILLPSNPGDVTSMVAQAMGVYGALTKTSTTQAPSSGSDGSIRVAQRGNAGLEDELERVKLS; encoded by the exons ATGCTAGTGCGCGCTGCGCGGGGGGCCGGGGCCCTTGTGCTCCAG GGCTTGAACATCTTAATCCCTGTGCTGGATCGGATCCGATATGTACAGAGCCTCAAAGAGATTGTCATCAATGTGCCTGAACAGTCAGCTGTAACCCTTG ACAATGTGACACTACAGATTGATGGAGTCCTTTACCTACGCATCATGGACCCTTACAAG GCAAGCTATGGTGTAGAAGATCCAGAGTATGCAGTAACCCAGCTGGCCCAGACAACCATGAGAAGTGAGCTTGGAAAGCTCTCATTGGATAAAGTTTTCCGA GAGCGAGAATCCCTGAATGCTAGCATTGTGGATGCCATCAATCAGGCCTCTGATTATTGGGGTATCCGCTGCCTCCGCTATGAGATCAAGGATATCCATGTACCTCCCCGAGTCAAGGAGTCCATGCAGATGCAG GTAGAAGCAGAACGTCGGAAACGTGCCACGGTGCTTGAGTCAGAGGGAACTCGGGAATCTGCCATCAATGTGGCTGAGGGAAAGAAGCAGGCACAGATCTTGGCCTCTGAGGCAGAGAAGGCTGAGCAGATCAACCAGGCAGCTG GAGAGGCCAGTGCAGTGCTGGCCAAAGCAAAGGCCAAGGCTGAGGCTATACGGATCCTGGCAACAGCTTTGACACAACAT AATGGAGATGCAGCAGCCTCCCTTTCAGTGGCTGAGCAGTATGTCAGCGCTTTCTCCAAACTGGCAAAGGATTCCAACACCATCCTGCTACCTTCTAACCCAGGAGATGTCACTAGCATGGTGGCTCAG GCTATGGGTGTATATGGAGCCCTCACCAAAACTTCCACAACTCAGGCACCAAGCTCAGGCTCTGATGGAAGCATCAGGGTCGCCCAGCGTGGGAATGCTGGTCTGGAAGATGAGCTGGAGCGTGTAAAATTGAGTTAG
- the STOML2 gene encoding stomatin-like protein 2, mitochondrial isoform X1, translating to MLVRAARGAGALVLQGPRAWLGLSQFRAASGLPRNTVVLFVPQQEAWVVERMGRFHRILDPGLNILIPVLDRIRYVQSLKEIVINVPEQSAVTLDNVTLQIDGVLYLRIMDPYKASYGVEDPEYAVTQLAQTTMRSELGKLSLDKVFRERESLNASIVDAINQASDYWGIRCLRYEIKDIHVPPRVKESMQMQVEAERRKRATVLESEGTRESAINVAEGKKQAQILASEAEKAEQINQAAGEASAVLAKAKAKAEAIRILATALTQHNGDAAASLSVAEQYVSAFSKLAKDSNTILLPSNPGDVTSMVAQAMGVYGALTKTSTTQAPSSGSDGSIRVAQRGNAGLEDELERVKLS from the exons ATGCTAGTGCGCGCTGCGCGGGGGGCCGGGGCCCTTGTGCTCCAG GGGCCCAGGGCCTGGTTGGGCCTCTCTCAGTTCCGTGCAGCGTCAGGTCTACCCAGAAATACAGTTGTGCTGTTTGTGCCTCAACAAGAGGCATGGGTGGTAGAGCGGATGGGTCGATTTCACCGCATTTTGGACCCG GGCTTGAACATCTTAATCCCTGTGCTGGATCGGATCCGATATGTACAGAGCCTCAAAGAGATTGTCATCAATGTGCCTGAACAGTCAGCTGTAACCCTTG ACAATGTGACACTACAGATTGATGGAGTCCTTTACCTACGCATCATGGACCCTTACAAG GCAAGCTATGGTGTAGAAGATCCAGAGTATGCAGTAACCCAGCTGGCCCAGACAACCATGAGAAGTGAGCTTGGAAAGCTCTCATTGGATAAAGTTTTCCGA GAGCGAGAATCCCTGAATGCTAGCATTGTGGATGCCATCAATCAGGCCTCTGATTATTGGGGTATCCGCTGCCTCCGCTATGAGATCAAGGATATCCATGTACCTCCCCGAGTCAAGGAGTCCATGCAGATGCAG GTAGAAGCAGAACGTCGGAAACGTGCCACGGTGCTTGAGTCAGAGGGAACTCGGGAATCTGCCATCAATGTGGCTGAGGGAAAGAAGCAGGCACAGATCTTGGCCTCTGAGGCAGAGAAGGCTGAGCAGATCAACCAGGCAGCTG GAGAGGCCAGTGCAGTGCTGGCCAAAGCAAAGGCCAAGGCTGAGGCTATACGGATCCTGGCAACAGCTTTGACACAACAT AATGGAGATGCAGCAGCCTCCCTTTCAGTGGCTGAGCAGTATGTCAGCGCTTTCTCCAAACTGGCAAAGGATTCCAACACCATCCTGCTACCTTCTAACCCAGGAGATGTCACTAGCATGGTGGCTCAG GCTATGGGTGTATATGGAGCCCTCACCAAAACTTCCACAACTCAGGCACCAAGCTCAGGCTCTGATGGAAGCATCAGGGTCGCCCAGCGTGGGAATGCTGGTCTGGAAGATGAGCTGGAGCGTGTAAAATTGAGTTAG